From a single Capsicum annuum cultivar UCD-10X-F1 chromosome 12, UCD10Xv1.1, whole genome shotgun sequence genomic region:
- the LOC107849795 gene encoding auxin-responsive protein SAUR68, whose product MAMLSAKKLIKMARRWQKFAAKQRKRISFPRNNSNAGGCSTPSSSIVEKGHFVVYTIDQTRYVFPLTYLENEVVMQLLNMSEEEFGLPSGGPITLPCDSSFMDYIISLIKKGVAAEDLHNAFLLSIPSCCCSTSSCHQESGNQQIFVC is encoded by the coding sequence ATGGCAATGCTGAGCGCTAAGAAACTCATCAAGATGGCCAGGAGATGGCAGAAGTTTGCAGCCAAGCAGAGGAAGAGGATTTCATTTCCAAGAAACAACAGTAATGCAGGCGGTTGCAGTACACCCTCGTCCTCTATAGTCGAAAAAGGTCATTTTGTAGTGTATACAATAGATCAAACGCGCTATGTATTTCCCTTGACGTACTTGGAAAATGAGGTCGTTATGCAACTTTTGAACATGTCTGAAGAGGAGTTTGGACTACCAAGTGGCGGCCCTATTACACTACCGTGTGATTCATCCTTCATGGACTACATCATTTCACTCATCAAGAAAGGCGTTGCTGCAGAAGATCTTCACAACGCGTTTCTCCTCTCAATTCCTTCATGTTGTTGTTCAACTTCTTCTTGTCATCAAGAAAGTGGCAATCAACAGATTTTTGTTTGTTGA